The genomic DNA GGGCAAAGAAGTGAAGACGATGACCATTCTGGCTTCCCGGAAAGATCAACTCCGTCAGTTGTCCGAAGGGATTCGTCGCGGTGTCGCGACCGCTGAAGCGACGGTCTTCGTTCGAGATCTCTGCAACCATCCGTCCAATGTGATGACACCGACCAGGATCGCCAATGAAGCGAAGACCGTGGCAAAGGAAGTCGGCGTGGATCTCAAAATCCTCGAACAAAAAGAGATGGAAAAACTCGGGATGGGTGCGTTACTGGGGGTGGCGAAAGGGAGCCACGAACCGCCGAAGTTCATTATTCTCCAGTACCACGGAGCCAAGAAAAAAGCCGACCGCCCGATCGTGCTCGTCGGGAAGACGATTACGTTCGACACAGGTGGGATCTCGCTCAAACCGGCGGAGAATATGGAGCAGATGAAGGCCGACATGACCGGTGGGGCGGAGGTATTGGCCGCGATGCGGGCGGCGGCTCGTCTGAAGTTGCCGCTTAATCTCATCAGCATCCTACCCGCGGCGGAAAATATGCCGGGGGGACGGGCAATGCGACCCGGTGATGTCGTCAAGACCCTTTCCGGGAAAACGGTGGAGGTGCAGAACACAGACGCTGAGGGCCGCCTGATCCTGTCCGACGGCCTCGCCTACGCAACCCGATTCAAGCCGGCCGCGCTCATCGATATCGCCACGCTGACGGGAGCTTGCGTCGTCGCCCTGGGTCAGTTCGCGATCGGAATGTTCGGCACCGATGCGGCGTTGAAAGAAGCGATT from Nitrospira sp. includes the following:
- a CDS encoding Cytosol aminopeptidase PepA produces the protein MNMMRVEAKQARVDTENTEALVLLLCEGEGLSKEDGGVILDRALGGALRALLQSKEFDGKAGELVVFHTHGKIPAKRLILVGLGKKHELNLDQIRQAMGHAAKRVRHAKCGVFTVVLPSVVPHETSLIDMGQTMTEGAILGGYQFTTYRSDAPMGKEVKTMTILASRKDQLRQLSEGIRRGVATAEATVFVRDLCNHPSNVMTPTRIANEAKTVAKEVGVDLKILEQKEMEKLGMGALLGVAKGSHEPPKFIILQYHGAKKKADRPIVLVGKTITFDTGGISLKPAENMEQMKADMTGGAEVLAAMRAAARLKLPLNLISILPAAENMPGGRAMRPGDVVKTLSGKTVEVQNTDAEGRLILSDGLAYATRFKPAALIDIATLTGACVVALGQFAIGMFGTDAALKEAIRKAGLRAGERVWEMPLWEEYFEQLRSDVADMRNIGGRGGGMITAALFLSKFVGDAPWVHLDIASTDWSERERAYIPKGPTGIGTRLLIQFLIDRSL